A stretch of the Gossypium hirsutum isolate 1008001.06 chromosome D07, Gossypium_hirsutum_v2.1, whole genome shotgun sequence genome encodes the following:
- the LOC121219183 gene encoding uncharacterized protein encodes MEIPNKKQRIQLITTSHLVKLLTKILLPFSLLSVILSYPFMCNFQALAYGLQLFSFSVGKNYMFLLCNGLLVFIATSSGLIGSSCVETGVKAEKAVKISEGGSQTELEVESSEPKEKVVTEYDQKEEEVALVVELEVEREEGRSDEVVSDEEDEDELGWMSNEELNKKCEDFIRKMRKESDFEARLLITN; translated from the coding sequence ATGGAGATTCCAAACAAAAAACAGAGAATTCAATTGATCACCACCTCTCATTTGGTGAAGCTGCTCACCAAGATTTTGCTCCCATTTTCACTTCTCTCTGTTATATTATCCTACCCTTTTATGTGCAACTTCCAAGCTTTGGCATATGGTTTACAACTCTTTAGTTTCAGTGTAGGCAAGAATTACATGTTTCTGCTTTGCAATGGGTTGCTTGTTTTCATTGCCACCAGCTCGGGTTTGATCGGTAGTAGTTGTGTAGAGACTGGTGTTAAAGCTGAAAAGGCTGTGAAGATCAGTGAGGGAGGTAGTCAAACAGAATTAGAGGTGGAATCATCAGAGCCAAAAGAGAAAGTTGTTACAGAATATGATCAAAAAGAAGAGGAGGTGGCCTTGGTTGTAGAACTAGAAGTTGAACGCGAAGAAGGCAGATCAGACGAGGTTGTTTCAGACGAGGAGGATGAAGATGAACTTGGGTGGATGAGTAACGAAGAGTTAAACAAGAAATGTGAAGATTTCATTAGAAAGATGAGAAAAGAGAGTGACTTTGAAGCTCGCCTACTGATTACAAATTGA